Part of the Lysobacter enzymogenes genome is shown below.
CGGCTGCCGGGTGCCGGCGCCGGTCGCGGCGCCGGTGCGGACTGCGCGCTGCGATGCGCGCAGCGGGCCGCGGATCGTCGCTGTGTGACTTCGCTGTGTAACATCCGTAGCCCCTGTAGGAGCGGCGCGAGCCGCGACCGCGACAACACAACTACGTCGGAGCTTACGTCGCAGTTGCGTTGCCGCGGTCGCGGCTCGCGCCGCTCCTACAGCCTTACTGCGCCGTTCAACCCGCCGGGGCCGCGTACGCCACCTCGACGATCGCGAAGCGCGCCGGCCCGGCCGGCAGCACCGCTTCGAATTCGTCGTCGACGCGGCGCTTGAGCATCGCCCGCGCCAGCGGCGAATCGATGCTGATGTGGCCCAGGCGCGCGTCGGTCTCGTCGGGGCCGACGATGCGGTAGCGCGCCAGCTCGCCGTTGGCGACGTTCTCGAGCTCGACCCAGGCGCCGAAGAACACCGACCGCGGGTCGCTCGGCGTGGTCTCGATGACCCGCAGCAGCGGCAGGCGCTTGCTCAGATAGCGCACGCGCCGGTCGATCTCGCCCAACTGCTTCTTGCGGTAGGTGTATTCGGCGTTTTCCGAGCGGTCGCCTTCGGCCGCGGCCGCGGCCAGCGCCTTGACCACCTCGGGCCGGCGCACCCGCCACAGCTCGTCG
Proteins encoded:
- the greB gene encoding transcription elongation factor GreB, translated to MGRWRPPAEHSTALITREGHARLKHELDELWRVRRPEVVKALAAAAAEGDRSENAEYTYRKKQLGEIDRRVRYLSKRLPLLRVIETTPSDPRSVFFGAWVELENVANGELARYRIVGPDETDARLGHISIDSPLARAMLKRRVDDEFEAVLPAGPARFAIVEVAYAAPAG